The sequence acgaaatggtcgaatttttaaagaaaatagattaaacttcaaccaaaaattgttgcATATTAAAACCAATAGGTGAACCTTTAAtccaaaaacatgagtttttcaggaggcagttggattttcaaaccaaaaggatgaattttcattacaaaatacgaattttgaagaaaaaatttaattttcaacaaaatagttgaaacactaagaaaataacagttttcaactaaaatgaggagtCTTCAACCTGATTCAACTGATTCAACTTTCAacggagtagttgaattttgaataaaaaaagattatttcggAACAAAAGAttgaatagttaatatttcacccaaaaaaatattttaattttaaacagaaggcagaaaatccaaaaatattaaatttcaaccaaaaagttgaattttctacgaaaataatagaaattaaaaagatgattttttataaaagcagttaaatttctggcaaaacaattaaatttttaacaaaattataaaatttgcaacaaattagttgaatccttataaaataattaaatttgcaactaaaatgatgacaGTTAAAATGTCAATCATCAAGATTTATTCTCTACTGAAGAAGACGAACTtactacaaaatacataaattttgaaccaataattaaccagaaattaattaattttaaaccaaaagtgatCAATAccgaacgaaaaatataatagacaaATCTATTCGTTCTGtttgcatttaaacaaaaaactgagaaaatggggaaatttctcaaaaacaaGGAAAAACaagaaagcttaaaaaaataggTAAAGAGGAGAGTAGGGGAAAGAGTTGGAAGTATGTACTTAGATgctttaattttccaataaaataattgtaattttttcaaacaattacaaaaattgttatttaatttatatattcctTTTGTGATATCCCACTCTGCGTTACCCCCACCCCATACATCACGAATGCTCACAAAAACTGCCCCACTCCCTGTAATtatgacgtagtttttgaactgCCCCTTAATAGAatatatcttattattattattattattattattaatattaactaaACGAGGATTAGATTATGTTcatatcaaaatgaaaaatctaaatcTTAAGAATTGGAAGACAGTTTCTATAAAAagcaattttctagaaaaattgatattctgCGTCAAATATTAATATCGAAGAATATAATATACATAACAAAagcagaattttgaatttgaaaatcgaGATCTTTGTGGCTTACTTAACGCAATACCACACAGACAAGAAAAATTAATCCGGCACAATCGTAAATGCAAATTATGTCTGTGCGATGAAAATcgactggaatatttgaatttacaactatatttttaaagctttttgtaaaaaatcagatGAAACAATAAAACCAGTTTTTTTACTGTTTTactaatcggttaaaaattttactttacaaaGAGATCCTTGAGCGAGGAGCAGATGGAAGGTTCACAGGATTCCGTTTGCTCTTCTTCCTTATTTCCAGCAGAAAACCAATTGGTCATTTTTCCACTAGCTGATCTCGGTTTTCCAGGTGACGCAGTTGGCTTTCCACTGGAATTACCGTTACCGGAACCATCGGGGTCACTTCCTCTTTGAGATGTTAGAAATTCTTCGATCGCGCTGCCGAGGACCTGTCGTGAAAATCGGTTTTACtcaggttttattaaatttttcagacttttttttagcttaaagGTTCCATATAGATAGACCTAGAAACTTATGAATCGGTCatcaaaaaatggtttcttttgttgtaaattaattaatttaaagtaaattaccCCTGAATTATTTCTGGAGCTTAAACAATAATAAGCCCATCTTTGCAAAAATGCCTCACCCAgattattaacataattaaaaaaaatatttaggtgtCTCGCaggtatccccccccccccaacatgtttcttttttaaattgccgCTGTTAATGGATTATCTTACTTTGGAATACCTCAACTATATTAATTTTAGTGAAATAAGTAACCCGGATTTTTTACAGAAACGGcctattttaaaacatatttttaaatgtctgtCAACAATTTGGGTGATGTATTTCACTAATAGTAATACAGTTCAGGTATTCTAAAGTAGAATAATCCGTTAATagtgacaattaaaaaaacaaacattttttgggggaaaaaatcGAGGTGAAAATGCCTCCGAGAccctcaaatatatttttttaattcttacaagAATTTGagtaatgtattttaataaaggCAATGCAATTAAAATATGTCCATGTGGAATAATCCTTTGACAGtggaaactaaaataaaatgaacatttcatacaaaaatgagtCAGCGAAATCcctaaacaattgttaaaaatgattttaaaactctGAATGACGTATTTCACTAGAAATGATACAGTCTAGGTATAACAAAGTAAGATAATACATTTACAGTGGTAATTataatacgaattttttctaaattatcccgaaatatatattttttaattcgatcaaAAATCCGGGTAATGTATATTTTAGTCAGTAATCAGTAAATCGATTGttctgattttcaatttaaagtaattagTTTATATTACTTGGAGGTGTAATTTTGTGACATTTTGtcgaaaaacattgtttaaacagagggaaattgtacaaaaaattattgcCAAATCGTAAAAATACGAGACATACCAAAATTcgatggattttttgaaaacttcgcAGAAACCATTTCTCTGCAGTGAAAAGTCACATAtcaacaatgaaaaattgtttaaacaattaaaagcatATTAAAACAaacatattgatttttttcattgccTAATTAGTTAATACAGTTATGCAAGGTCcgataatttgaaataaaatgtgaaaaataattgtttaatcaaataaaaaatgtttaaataataaatcagtgataataaaatacatgaaaatgggtaatttcttcatttaaaataagatgtgaaaaactgtaaaaaagtaataattacgTTCACTACACCGCAAAATACTTCAGCTTTGTTTAGAGGGTGGCTTTTGGGACAGGCTGAAAGGGGTGGTGTTTTTCCGatatatttccaattaaaaaattaagggaaTGGATTCCACCCTTTAAAATTGCCTGGTCGAAATACAAAAtacgtattcaattttttttttagaaatctaacaGATTCTCAGATCAGAAAtgtttgagttgaaaatatatatagatAGCGTGGTTTCGAAGCCTATTAAgatgttaataaaaacaatttaaatctctCGTCTTCccctatccccccccccccccctatactcTCTACTATCCTATCTTGTCCTATCTGATTCTATCCGATCATATCCTTTCACCCCTTCCACATCTAATTGCCCGTCCTTTAATCCCTCCCGCCTCTCCGCATTAATTCACTTCATTATCTTCCCCTACCCTGTTACCCATTCATTCACATTCCTCACTCCCACCTGATTCTCCTCATCAGTTGCCTTACTTTCTCTCCCATACTAACCATCGGAAGCCTTACTACTACTCACCCCACCAATGTGCATCCCATCCGATCCTCTCCGCTTGCCCCTAACTCCTCTATCCAttcataaaactaattttcaccacTTTCCTGACTTCCAGGCCCATTCCATACTACATCTCAGCCTTTTTCTACTCCTAAACCGATGGCCCAGACCCTCCCCTTATTTCATCACCGTCTCACTCATATACCCCCTCATATTTATGCTCCCTTCACTTATGTTCCTCAGAACCCCTACATCCCAGCTCCTATATTTCCCCTTTTCTCATCCTCTTACTCCCGGGAAAAAAAGGTAAGACGGACGGGCATAAACCCGATGGAAATTGTAAGGCAGGGGTTTTTGGCGAGGTGAAATTTGGCTGTATTTACTTATTTGCCAGATGTCTCGTTTCCACCACTACGCCTCCTCACTCAGCAAGGAAAACTTCCGTCTCACTCTTTCCACTGAGTAGATATTCGTGGTACTGGAAACGAGATATGTGGCTTCTGTGTATTTGGTGCCGAATTTTCCCTCGCTTAAGAGGCCTGCTGTAAGGGTTTCGGCCCGAGGATATGAAATGCTAACAAAGCTTCAATTTTCatgtaattgttattttttgttctttaactTCGGGTACCAATGGTTTCTATAGATGACTTTCGGATATGAGAGTCCGAAAGACATTCTTGTAGAAGATATCTTAGATATTCTAAGAGGATCTTATGAAACCCTAAGGACCCAAAAAAGCTTTGaacatgtaaaatgtttgaaGAGAATGAATGGTCTTTGAAATCACCTGTGCATCGACTTTAGTGCCGCTGATACCATCCCAAATGACTTTGTGCCTAACATCAGTTTCCTTGGTAGGAGGACTCTTGGTGAGGGTTTCCTTGACAGCTTTCACCACCTTCGACTTGTCGAACTTGAAGTTGAGCAACGCCGGGACAATCTCATCGGGCTTCTGCTTTTTGGACATGGGCTGATGACGCTTGACGAACCAATTGGAAGGAGCTAAATTCGAGGACTTGAATGAGCCGGTGCTGGAGAGCCTGTTTCCGGTGCCGTGGAGGATTGAGATGTCGAAACTGTTGGATCGGAAATTCTTGAGGTTTTTACGTTTCTGCTCTGCTGTTTTAGTTGACTTGCCTTCCCTAGAAGTGGATGATTCCTCACCGCATCTATTAATCTCGGTAGCCGAAGAGGTTAAGGAGCTGAGGATTGAAAAGAGGTCTGTGTTGGAGCAAATGATTCCAGCAGCCTGCGAAGATGTCGAGGGCTTCGAAGGAGGAGGTGGAGGAGGCATCGGCATTTCGGAGGCTCTTCTTCTGGATGTGGAGGCTGCAGGGATAGAGGCCAGTGTGAAGTCGGAAAATCGACGATGCTGTTGCGTGTAACGCTGGGTCGAACTGTTACCCTCTAGTGGTTGGACTTCGCAAACCCGTTCCCGAGAAGCCGTCTTGTACATTTTTAGACGTAcctgtgaaaagaaaaaaataatttaaaaagagaaatagTATATCAAGCACCAAGGGgggaaagtgaaattttttcgaCGAGACGAATTTTTTCAGGACGACTCGTACTGAAAAAATACACGAGCTGTAAAAAAAACCTATCCCTCTTGGTGCATACGATATTTATTTGTATAACCAATGCATGATTCCGGACACACTTGGAATTTCTCTCTCtgagaaaatgaaaaagaactcaaaatgtattaaaaagaCTTTAATGGGATTCAGAAGAATTTAGTAAGAGTTGAAAGTATTTAACGGAATTCGAaacaattcaattgaaaaaaaataattaaaaggaattcagaaaaattgaaaataattcaataatagcCAAAATAACTTAAAAGAACTACAGGACATTAGATGAGTTAAAAGaacttaaaggattttaatgtgaatttaaatatcttcaaaggaatttaaaagaattcaaacgacTGAGGGAATTCAATAAAATGCGAAAGGatgcaaagaattcaaaataatcaaagggaatcaaaaaaattcaattcaagaatgaaaaagaattcaaatgatacaAAGAAGTTAAAATAACTCAAAGGAAttcaatgtaaatttaattatctttaaatgaATTCAGCAGATTTTCAGGTAAATTCAAGAATCGATGGGAATTCACTGGATTTCAAAGAAATGCAACAAATTCAAAGGAATCAAAGGAAATCAAAGAACTccaatgtgaatttaaaaatcttcaaggaatttaaaaagttcttaaattgaattaaaaagacttcacggagatttaaaaaactttgaatataAAAGAAGTCGGAGACCTCAACTCTTACGAATTCATACGAATGAAAAAGAATGCATAggagttcttttgaatttctaaatgaaaaggtgaataattcaaagaaattaaaaagattcaaaatcatTGACGAATagtcaaaagaaggaaaaaatcCAAACGAACTCTAAGAACAGGAAGCAATTCAatgtaaatataaacattttcaaggaatcgaaaaagatttcaaagtgaaTTTTAACATCtccaagaaaatgaaaaagaactcaagaaaaattaataagactttaagaaaaaagattaaaagggattcagaaaaattgaaaatagttcaatattatattcataagaattcaaaagaacaaaaagaaattcAAGCAGTTCAAAGAACTTAAAGGACTTTGATGTGAATTTCAATATCTTGAAggaacttaaaaataattcaaaagactgagggaattcaatgaaattcaaaggaatgtaaacaattttaaaaagaattaaaggaaatcaaagaagtttaatttgagtaacaaataatttaaaagaattcaaggtgaattaaaaaatctttggggaattaaaaattattcaacagaattatagggaatttagaaaaattgagatAAGGGATTTGGACTAAGGGATTTCAATAGAATTAAAAGCAAtgcaaataattcaaatgaatccAATGGAAATCAAGGTATaggaaataactaaaaataatgcaagCGAAATTAAAGGAATCAGTGTGAATTTAATAatcttctagaaaataaaaaataatttaagggaattcaaaagagtttaaacgTATTTAAAGCCTTGAGAGGCCAAAGAATTCAATggagtttttttatattactgCAAGTAGAGAGTATAAATGCATTTATATTGTATTCGATCAATTGTGCTGagagtcaaaaattgaattatatagaTTGCTCTTATGTCCTATATATATTATTTGTCATAGTGATATCCATTTTAattcttaagttttcaacagaaatgcGACTAAAATCTCGGCGTCACAAGAtttgttaagtaaaaaaaaatatattaattcggGAACGTCATTTTAGATCGCAAAATGTTGTGTCCTTTTCGATGTAACTTTTGATGTTATCTGGCTAGTTTTCCAGTAGGGtagagattaaaattgattaattaagtGTAActtattggttaattaattattgaagagttaATTCAGCTAAATGATTAATTTAGAGTGGAGACGATGACTTAATTTAATTAAGTCATGATTGTGCATGACGCCCCCATTGCGCGTGGTTAAACCTCTATTATATTGTGCATATCCGAGGTGAAATTTATCATAAACGATGTGTGAACTGAGTTTCGTAATTCAAAATCTGTACAGTATTTAGACTGTGATTGACTTACGTTGTGTAAcgcaaaaaatactttaattaccTCTTGTTCCTAAATATATATGCTgaataattatcttaaaaaaggaatgcatatttaaaaaattttaactgtgaTTCTGCAACTACAGTGGATACTGAAACCTACAGTAGATAATTCTCGGTTATaatcatgatttaaaaatactaatgcatgtcaaataattaatttaatttcagtaaTACTTAGGACACTATATGtgttaataattaaaactaaaattcaattattttacataaattagtatttataattcatgaatgtacactagggtggctcaaaaaggattttattttttagaggtcAACGATTctccaatttcattccaaatccgaaaaaagaaattccctaatttttaatttttttatttttcgattttaacaggtgccggttttgacttgaagtttcccatgtaaaatgcatggggaaaaatcagttttttgagtttgttgaataattttttagggtttgaaaaaatgtgacgggaaagtatgggagcctgTAGAAGAATTTTATGTACTATGTATGTATTATGTTTTCAGGCActtgtgggggtgtgttaggggcgtcaaacccatatatatgatacataaaatttttcgtcgcataattctctacaggcccccattatttcccgtcacattttttcaaatttaaaaaaattattcgaaaaactcagaaaagtgatttttcctcatgcattttacatgagaaacttcaagtcaaaaccggcacctgttaaaatcgaaaaacaagaaaataaaaaattacggaatttcttttttggattttgaataaaatgggggggatcgttgccctctagcattcaaaaaaatgttgccatacatttttggaccaccctaatgtacactcTAGGTTGCATTAACCACTACAAGGAGGTTTTCTCTGAACAAACAAAGgtctataataaatttataaattaatttttttgatattacatATGAAATATTGAGCAGGCCTGTGGCTGCATGGAGGACATGCAGACCCGGTatccttaattaatttttaggagaAGGACGCATtacatattttttgctatttttttagcTTAACAGATTTTTTAGAAGTTTACATTCTTATAATTTTATTGCAAGTCTAGAAAAATCATGATAAGcaactaatattaaaatattgagaaaagtcgtccaaaaaatataaaaattacaaataaatgatttatttatttatttaacgtaagatttaaaattatttgaaggattttttttaatgatttcaaaagttgCATGGAGGCTATGAAGGatcttaaaaagttttgaaggatttgaaaaatttgttaaattattttgaaagatcgAACAGAATTTCAAGACGATTTCATATACTTCAAAAGAgtatgaaaatttcaaggaatatcaagGAATATCAAGGAGTTTTATAGGagtaacaaagatttcaatgtatttaaaaaatgtcaccctatttaagggattttataggatCTCCAACGACTTAAAAGGTTCACGGGATTTAATAGGatttaatagtatattacatGGAGAATAGACACATAAGGGAACCAAGGTAATGTAACCGCAAATGACCGAatttttttcgtatgaaaatGGTGACGATACTTCCAGTGTTCAATTATGTATTCAGGTCATAGGTCCgggtgaagttccgaaaagccCTTACCTCCGATTTATTTGAAACTCCGtgtacctatgtattttgacgcgctgatcacgaatattattattattattattacaccattaagccatttccttttcggggtaggcgtgactcactcggcaggggaaaggagtagtgtgtggaagggatagagatttttcagattgatacagaattctcgtgctatttaagtaaataacacgttcgttccgcaacactgctccgacccaggttgctgatcaatctctctagcaatcaccccaagcgaagaacctcacgaagtagttatgtaaggttccccacttgggtccattaatgatagtgaaaatacccgcaaattttattttcatcgtgaaaacaatgaaaaacccataaaaatcatgttcTTTTACGTTCATCTTAGTGAATagtgtaaatttgtaaaaaagtttcaaataaaagttgtagatcctatgaaaatacatattttatgtttaatatatttttaccctACGACTAAAGACTGTTCACAAAtataacttaggtcagacacgaccccctttccaacgtgtcatggtggggggggggcatcccaatgactgttcacaaaaataacttaggttaCACACGACCCCTTTCCAATATTTCATGGGGGGGAGGCACCCATGTGACTGGTCCCAGACAAAACTTAGGTCATACACGACTCATTTACAACatgtcatgggggcgggaaggcatcccaatgactggtcataaaaataacttaaataacttACGACCCCTTTTCCAGcgtctcatgggggcgggaaggcacccctgtgactggttccagaaaaaactgaaataaCACAAGACCCCATTTCCAGCGTCTCATGGGgcgcgggaaggcacccctgtgactggacccagaaaaaacttaggtcacacacgaccccttttccaacgtgtcatagggggcgggaaggcaccccaatgattggtcacaaaaataacttaggtcagacacgGCGCCCTTNNNNNNNNNNNNNNNNNNNNNNNNNNNNNNNNNNNNNNNNNNNNNNNNNNNNNNNNNNNNNNNNNNNNNNNNNNNNNNNNNNNNNNNNNNNNNNNNNNNNGTCACACACGACTCCTTTTCAaacgtgtcatgggggggggGAGGCACAcctgtgactggccacagaaataacttaaataactCACGACCCCCTTTTTAGTGTCTCATGGGGGCGGGAAAGCACCCTTCTGACTGATCACAGAATTAGACTCAaccttccaagaattttttatgttcagtatttctgcgattttcaatatttaacgtccatccagccttccaggaatttttcatacaatttgagTCGCACTactaaacattttgcagtatatctatgatttttcatatttatcgtctattttgtcgaaaaccatCAGTCATaaggtaaaaatatatttaacataaaatatgtattttgaaaggatctacaacttttattcgaagctttttttaaataaattttcactattcactgagataaacgtaaagaaacatgatttttatggggttttcatggttttcaccatgaaaatcaaatttgcgggcatttcactatcatattcgtaatcagcgcatcaaaatacaaaggtatacgaagtttcgaattaatcggaggtaagcgcttttcggaactttatccataggaccttgtttaagtttaaatgacCTTAAAGGGATTTTCAAGGCTACAATGTACCTGTGAGGTGGGTACATATtagaacgtaaaatttcccgctttaTACGTTTAGAAAAAGTTGACCTTTCAGGTCATCGTCAAGATCAAAGTAAAGgttaccattgaattcctcgttgaaagttactttaaGAATGACCTTGAACTTTCTGCAAAATatcttacctgaggaaatattcagCCGTCCCGAGAGTTTTGTGACACATGGTATAATAGAGGCGTTTAGCATA is a genomic window of Belonocnema kinseyi isolate 2016_QV_RU_SX_M_011 chromosome 8, B_treatae_v1, whole genome shotgun sequence containing:
- the LOC117179115 gene encoding uncharacterized protein LOC117179115, which translates into the protein MRRQSFCSSLSSGSGGGEPLIVVEESTLGEEEDERRRNESPPRCLDPDSPSLNPYLLSPWRDTRKHSLPTPQCTSGITASQVRRLSERGGEGSGPSPREASFLATLSQGPTPQPGGRRHSVVTISKVPTTLFGPNRRESIAAFPMGAPRILPGRRESVSGISGPPSNSGSTHNLQLDIMDDIAEMKARKVRLKMYKTASRERVCEVQPLEGNSSTQRYTQQHRRFSDFTLASIPAASTSRRRASEMPMPPPPPPSKPSTSSQAAGIICSNTDLFSILSSLTSSATEINRCGEESSTSREGKSTKTAEQKRKNLKNFRSNSFDISILHGTGNRLSSTGSFKSSNLAPSNWFVKRHQPMSKKQKPDEIVPALLNFKFDKSKVVKAVKETLTKSPPTKETDVRHKVIWDGISGTKVDAQVLGSAIEEFLTSQRGSDPDGSGNGNSSGKPTASPGKPRSASGKMTNWFSAGNKEEEQTESCEPSICSSLKDLFVK